From the genome of Mustela lutreola isolate mMusLut2 chromosome 16, mMusLut2.pri, whole genome shotgun sequence, one region includes:
- the LOC131818701 gene encoding collagen alpha-1(I) chain-like — MWGAVPLASAGRPREEAPSEPRGRSGASSVGVAGTEQRGSSERAAGAHRHPQRPGQVAATPPVDQASGAHSYQRRAAWEAGGLSTLPDGGRARRSGGGAARCPAGGRPVCAARAACGRDEDGPPRPERRGRRGRAGSSIVPASAANGAGPSEREVSVAAPRLGTARGPGFARRVTWLPATRHVPGAVGGAPRQGRTTLPAPPTPLAGPGRAAPPTPGRAGGSAGAAALRDRPPPCPARLAEPGPAPRGTLQSAARVPGAACPPGPPSGASGKPAGRLLRAAPGRAAPGASRDESWQGGSGGSAQARTLPPDDCQCLHTPGDGDLTPYHTGPSQDVHRSPRAPPPRAALRFLVLLPNRQKDCSQGLHPSQTGQTKSTFMSGHRGLLAARAQMPPADVTVVFPTFLRSRRAKVAVAPGAPPGPGVERPRVGAGGLRARVGGAVSAIRGERLAAGPGRKLTSRVPLGGQPCPVYKYTLPPGQPTCTPAPRPAAPSQQKEDSRRPSAPGPAVTPGEDGKVMEPVAAELLEATCPCLASESQKAECVPSLSAASGSPGDAPPGESFEALQSSSDLKTGVHLLSEEEDQHDPDSVEGGGVSEPAPLDARSLSGVETAGAWLAQSCVGLRPHQSVHSRTGRVQDACPCRERGDAAMQDAFADSPWKKGSPGRVGLPVPAPGGEGPVNAPECLPLTAQHADRVSTLLGLGVP, encoded by the exons ATGTGGGGCGCCGTCCCCTTGGCATCTGCTGGGCGGCCTCGAGAGGAGGCACCTTCTGA ACCCCGTGGTCGCAGTGGTGCCAGCTCCGTGGGCGTGGCTGGGACGGAGCAGCGAGGCAGCTCCGAGCGAGCCGCAGGTGCTCACCGTCACCCCCAGCGCCCGGGCCAGGTGGCAGCCACACCCCCGGTTGACCAGGCGTCGGGTGCCCACTCCTATCAGCGAAGGGCCGCCTGGGAGGCGGGAGGGCTGAGCACCCTGCCTGATGG GGGCAGAGCGCGGCGCAGCGGCGGCGGGGCGGCTCGGTGCCCGGCGGGCGGGCGGCCCGTCTGCGCGGCCCGGGCGGCCTGCGGTCGGGATGAGGACGGCCCTCCGCGCCCAGAGCGCCGGGGCCGCCGCGGCCGTGCCGGGAGCTCGATCGTGCCCGCCAGCGCGGCGAACGGAGCGGGGCCCTCGGAGCGGGAGGTGAGTGTGGCCGCGCCGCGCCTGGGTACGGCGCGGGGACCGGGGTTTGCGCGGCGGGTCACCTGGCTGCCCGCGACCCGCCACGTCCCGGGCGCCGTCGGCGGCGCGCCCCGGCAGGGCCGGACGACCCTCCCCGCGCCCCCGACCCCGCTCGCCGGCCCGGGACGCGCCGCGCCGCCAACGCCAGGGCGCGCCGGGGGCTCGGCGGGGGCCGCGGCGCTGCGAGACCGGCCTCCGCCCTGCCCTGCGCGTCTCGCTGAGCCGGGGCCAGCTCCGCGGGGCACTTTGCAAAGTGCAGCCAGAGTACCCGGGGCTGCGTGCCCGCCGGGGCCGCCGAGCGGGGCCTCCGGAAA GCCCGCGGGCCGCCTCCTCCGCGCTGCCCCCGGGCGTGCCGCCCCAGGCGCTAGCCGGGACGAGAGCTGGCAAGGCGGCAGCGGAGGCAGCGCGCAGGCCAGG ACCCTGCCTCCAGATGACTGCCAGTGCTTGCATACCCCCGGTGATGGGGACCTCACCCCCTATCACACCGGCCCATCCCAAG ATGTTCATCGAAGCCCGCGGGCCCCGCCCCCTCGCGCTGCCCTGCGGTTTCTGGTGCTGCTTCCCAACCGCCAGAAA GACTGCTCGCAGGGCCTGCATCCCAGCCAAACAGGCCAAACAAAATCCACATTCATGAGCGGCCATCGAGGCTTGCTGGCGGCCCGGGCACAGATGCCGCCTGCAGATGTGACCGTTGTCTTCCCCACATTCCTCCGGAGCCGCCGCGCCAAGGTGGCTGTGG ctcctggagCGCCGCCAGGCCCGGGCGTGGAGCGGCCTCGCGTCGGTGCCGGCGGACTCCGGGCACGCGTGGGCGGAGCGGTCTCTGCCATCCGGGGAGAACGTCTGGCCGCAGGCCCTGGCAGGAAGCTGACCTCGAGGGTACCACTCGGCGGGCAGCCGTGCCCCGTTTATAAATACACGCTGCCGCCGGGCCAGCCCACGTGCACTCCTGCTCCCCGCCCTGCAGCGCCCTCCCAGCAGAAGGAGGACAGCCGGCGGCCCTCTGCGCCCGGCCCCGCGGTCACTCCCG GCGAGGACGGGAAGGTGATGGAGCCCGTGGCAGCTGAGCTGCTGGAAGCGACG TGCCCCTGCCTTGCGTCGGAAAGCCAGAAGGCCGAGTGCGTGCCCTCCCTCAGCGCGGCCTCGGGGAGTCCCGGGGATGCCCCTCCTGGGGAGAGCTTTGAAGCCCTACAGTCTTCCTCTGACCTAAAAACCGGTGTACACCTTTTATCTGAGGAAGAGGACCAACACGATCCCGACAGCGTGGAAGGGGGTGGCGTGAGCGAGCCGGCCCCTCTAGATGCCCGGAGCCT GAGTGGCGTGGAGACCGCGGGGGCCTGGCTGGCACAGAGCTGCGTGGGCCTCCGTCCACACCAGTCCGTGCACAGCCGCACCGGGAGAGTTCAGGATGCTTGTCCGTGCCGGGAGCGGGGTGACGCGGCCATG CAGGACGCATTTGCCGACTCTCCGTGGAAGAAGGGCTCTCCGGGccgtgtggggctccctgtgCCGGCCCCGGGGGGAGAGGGGCCCGTGAATGCCCCCGAGTGCCTGCCGCTCACGGCACAACACGCTGACCGAGTGTCCACACTGCTGGGCCTCGGTGTCCCCTAG